The following nucleotide sequence is from Desulfatiglans sp..
CCCCATTAAATTTCTTTTTTTGATATTTATAAAAGAAGGATGTAAACGGTTAATAAGCTACAGAAATATTTTTAAAATACCATTTATTAAAATTTAGTTTACTTCTACTATCTTCAAAAATACTATTCTTATTTATAATTTGTAGATCAATTTTATCAGGTAAATCTCCCCTTGTTTTAATCTGATTTTCTTGTATTGAATTTCCCGGTATATAAAAAACATGCAATTGTCTTCTACTAACATCATTAAGTAATAACCACCAATTCTGAGTTAAACACTTTTTTGATGGATTTGCCCAAAACTTAAGATTTGATGCGTTTTCCGACGAAAAAGTAATAAAACCATTAACATTGATTCCATTTTGTTTGCATAAATTGATTGCATCACTTTTCGATAAGGATTGTGCATGTGTACCGGTAATATCATTATTAGTTATAGGTTGTTTACTTATACTTTCTTGAATAGCACTATTCACTTGGGAAATATTGATATTAAAGGATTTTGTAGCTTCATCAAATTCTTCTTTTGTATATCTGCTTAAGAAATGTTTCGCAAGTAAATCCCAAATTAAATCTTTTAACAGTTCTTTTTTAATCACTTGAATATTTTCAAATTTTTCCTTTTTTTGTTGTATAAACTTTTTTATAGATTCTTTATTGAAATTATGTTTACTAAAAAGCTCAACAAATTTGATGCCGTCAGGATTATCCGGTAGAAACTCTATCTCTATTTTATTCTGTTCTTCATCATTTTTATGATAATTATAATCAAATATATGAATTTTATTACATATTAATATTCCTAAATCATTATTCAACTGTTTCAGGTAACTAAAAAGTTGCTTTATCATGCTGTTATTTATGAACATGCAACCTTGTTTTAATTCGATGATAAATAAATCAGTTTCATGATTCCTAATAATTATATCTGTAATAACCCTTTCAGTTGAGCCAATTTGGATATTTCGCTGCCTATCAATTTCATTTTCTAGGCGACTATATCCAAATAATTCAGAAAAAATACTCTCCCATATGCTTTGTATTTTTTGTTCTGGTGAATTGTAATTCTTAACATAATAATCACAGAGTAAATTCCACTTTTCATTTGATGTCATAATATTTCCTTCAACAACGAATTATTTGTCCTATTACCGCCCGCGTAGCTTGAACCTGACATTGCCTCACCAGTTCCGGATATCTTTACTTTGGAGATATAATACAAAGAGATGAGCCGGAAATCTTTAATTTTATATGGTTGATTTTTTAAAAGAAACGAAGGGATAATACTCATTTAAAATGTAATTATCAATAATAAATAATATGTTGAAGTCTGATAACTATCCGGGTGATTCCTGGTGAATTGGGGATTCACTTAAGGATTAAAATGGATGCCCGACTTCTCGGACATGACGACATATTGTTCTTTTTCTTTTAAGCAAATAAATTATAATGCCACTTATGTGGACATTAAGGAGGCTAAACATGAAAAAATCATTCGGGGCTAAAACGCTTATATTCCCCACGCCTGTATGGTGTGTGGGCACATACGATGCCAGGGGTATAGCAAATATTATGACCATTGCATGGGGCGGTATATGCTGCTCCGAGCCTCCATGTGTGAGTATTTCCATTCGTAAGGCCACATACACCTATGGCAATATCATTGAACGAAATGCATTTACCTTAAGCGTGCCCCCTCAAAAACAGGCGGCTATAGCTGATTACTTTGGCATGGCATCGGGTAGAAATGAAAACAAATTTGAAAAGGCTGGTATTACACCTGTAAAGGCGGCCTTGGTTAATGCCCCATACCCTGAAGAGTTTCCCATGTCGCTTGAATGTGCGCTTATGCAGTACCATGACTTGGGGCTCCATACCCTGTTCGTGGGGAAAATCCTTGATGTCAAGGTGGATGAGGCGGTTTTAAATGAGAAAGGAGAACCGGATATAAACAAGGTTGATCCCTTTGTCTTTACACCCTTTAGCGGCGGGTATTATGGTATTGGTAATTTTGTCGGCAAGGCCTTTGGCATTGGCAGGGAGTTATGCTGATAATATGTCGCCCCGATGGGGCTGAAAAAAAGATGCACATATAGTGCTATTAATATACCGCACCTATGGTGCTTTTATTGTCTGCACATAGAGATCAGAAATTTGTTTTCAAACCCCAAAGGGGTGGCATGTTAATAGAAAAATACTGTTTTTAAGTAACTATACCTACAAATTCTTGTGAGGATCCTTGATACAAGATCATTTTATATCCCCATCAGATTTTCCCAGCGCCTTTCTAATGGTTTTTGACAGGTCAGACAGGATAAATGGCTTCATCAGAAAGCCTTTTATATTAAGTTCATCTGCCCTTTTATCAGTAATCCGGTCGCTGAAACCTGTGCAGAGAACTACCGGGATATCATTATGGATGGCATGGAGTTCATTTATCAGTTCAAGCCCTGACATAAATGGCATTTCAATATCACTTAATACAAGATCAAATTCCATATGCCTTGCCTTGAATGCCTTAAGCGCAGCCTGGCTTTCGCTGAATGCTGTAACCCTGTAGCCAAGTTTTTTCAGCATCTCAACGGCCATCTCCATGAAAGTGGCCTCATCATCAACAAAAAGGATGTGTTCCTTCTCAGTTTTAATAACCGCACTGTCGTACAATTCCTTTCCATCACCAGCATGACAAACAGGGAAAAACAGACTGAATGTGGCGCCATCTCCATATGTGCTTTTGACTGTGATTCGACCTCCCGAGTTTTTTACTATATTTTGCACTACAGAGAGGCCCAGACCTGTGCCCCCTTCCTCCTTTCTGGTCGTAAAGTAGGGGGTAAATATCTCCTCCAGGTCATCTGCCTTTATACCGCTCCCATTATCCATTACCTCCAGCTTCTGATATCTTCCAGGAGCAAGCCCCTTCAACTCCGGCTCTTCGGGATTATCAATGATTACATCAGATAACCGCACCTCAATAATCCCCTCTTTCTCTTTTATTGCATGGCTTGCGTTCGTACAGAGGTTTATCAGCACCTGATATATCTGGGTCGGATTAGCCATAACCGGTGACTTACTCTCGATCTTTTGTATTATCTCTATACCGGGAGGCAGGGAGGATTTGATAAGCTTGAGCACCTCCTGGGCTATAGCGCTTACCTTGATCGGCCTTTTTTCCATGCCGGCCTGCCTGCTGAATGTGAGTATCTGGTTAATAAGCTCCTTTGCCCTGTTGCATGCCACCTGTATCTGTTCAATATTTTTATTGTTCGGGATATTTTCACTGCTGTCTAAAAGCGCCAGTTCAGCATGGGCCATTATTGCCATGAGGATATTATTAAAGTCATGGGCTATGCCTCCTGCAAGGCTGCCTAATGCCTCCATCTTTTGCGACTGGGCTATCTGCCTCTCGTAACTGTAAAGCCTCTGTTCAGCATACTTACGCTCCCTGATTTCATACTCAAGCCTCTTATTTGCCTCTTCAAGCTGAAAGAGTTTATCCTCAAGTTTGTGAACAAGGGCCTGATTATAAAGTCTGAGATAGACCTCTTCCTGAGGTGATTCCAGCTCTTTATCAGGGTGTGCGCCGGTTTTGTTCCTGTTCATCAGCTCTTTCGTGATCCTGATCAGTTCAATGGTATCAAGAGGTTTTTTAATAAACCGGTCAGCCCCAAGGCTTAATGCAAACTGTTCGTCTTCAGGTTCTGTATAGGTGGCAGTATAGAAGACAAATGGGATATTTTTGAGGGTTTCATCCTTGCGCCACTCGCGGCACAGGGCAAAACCATCCATAACGGGCATGAGGATATCAGAAATAAGCAGGTCTGGCGGGTTGGCGCGCCCCTTTTCAAGCGCCTCTTTTCCATTTGATGCTGTCTCAACTTCAAAGCCGTTTCCTGCAAAAAGTATCTCAGCCATATAAATGTTCTGCTTATTGTCATCCACAACCAGTATTCTTTCCATGATAAAGACCTTTCAAATTCGCAGTTTATTACAAATATTTTTTTATCTCATCAACAAAGGTGTTGGGGTTGATAGGTTTTTCTATATACCCGGTACACCCGGCTGCTATGGCCTTTTCCTTGTCGCCAACCATTGCATAGGAGGTAACAGCTATTATAGGCACCTCTTTTAACCCTGCCGACTTTCTGAGGTTTCTAGCCACCTCATAACCGTCCATGCGGGGTAACTGGATATCAAGGAGTATGAGATCAGGTATTTCCCGGCATGCAATCTCTATCCCATCATGCCCATCCATTGCCTTTATCACCCTGAAGCCATTTTTTTCAAGTATGAAATTCATCAGGTACATGTTCTGTTCATTATCCTCAATAACAAGCACGGTTTCTGACATGATTATTTCTCCCTTAAAGGTAGCATAAATGAAAATTTGGCGCCCCTGCCAGGGCCGTCACTGCTGGCTCTGATCTCGCCACCAAGCAGCCCGATAAGTTTTTTACAGATCGACAGACCAAGCCCGGTGCCTTCATATTTCCGGGAAAGGCCTGTTTCGATTTGCTGAAATGCCCTGAAAAGCTTATCCATATCTTCAGCAGCAATTCCAATGCCTGTATCAATGACCTCTGTTAATATATTCCTGTCGTCAACCCTGCACATTATCTTTACACCGCCTCTCTCTGTAAATTTAATGGAGTTGTTAACAAGATTGAGCAAAATCTGTTCAACACGTCGCCTGTCGCTCATTATAATTGGGATAGATTCGGATACTACACCTTCAAGCTGAAGCCCTTTTTTTAAGGCCATTTGTGAAACTGTTTTTATCACCTGGTTGATAACACCGGCCATATCCACCTGTTCAGATGCCACATTAAGCTGCCCTGCCTCTATCTTTGAAAGGTCAAGCACATCATTAATAAGGCTTAAGAGATGCTGTGCGCTTTCCTGAACCATATTAAGCTGTTTTGCCTGTTCATCATTCAGGGGGCCGACAAGTTTCTGGAGAATAATGCCTGTAAACCCGATTATGGAATTAAGAGGAGTGCGCAGCTCATGAGACATGGAGGCGAGGAAAGCGGATTTAAGCCTGTCCGCCTCTTCTGCCCGATCCTTTGCGATGGCAAGCTCTTTTGTGCGCTCCGCCACCTTTATCTCAAGAAGGTCATAGGCCCTTTTTAGCTCCTCCTGCGCCCGTTTTCGTTCGGTAATATCCCTTATAATAACAAGGTCTGCCGGTTTATCCTCATATGTTATTCTGCCAGCGTTTACCTCAGCATATATCTCCTGACCATCCTTCCTTAAAAGGATTGTCTCATATATGTTGTAAAGCAAATCACCTGTCAGCCTGCGGTTGTAAAAGTCTACGATATTTTCCTTTGCATTAGGGTGAAGGTATGCAGAAAAGGGCTGACCTACAAAATCTTTCTTGTCCTGTCCTGATAACTCAATAATACTTGGATTTGCATATCTAATGATCCCATCCTGCAGGATGATAATGCCATCATTTGCCCTTTCAACTACATTGCGGTATTTCAGTTCGCTTTCCCTCAGGGCGGTTTCCGCCTCCATGCGCTCTTTGATCTCCTTTTGTATGCGTGCGACCTGCATGGCGTTTGACACGGCAAGGCCAATGGTCTTCCCGATAGACATGAGTGTTTCCTTTTCAAGCTCATCTATTGTAAACCTTGTTTTATGGATCAGATTCATTGCCCCCAGTACCTCATCCCTTGCAAGTATGGGGACTGAATAAATACTAACCATGTTTTCCTGCATGAGGGCATCTTTTACGCCATTTTCTACCCTTTGATCCGAGGCAATATCGGTTGAAAAGAGCACCAGTTTTTCTTTAACAGTCCTGCCCGTGAGAGATCCATCAAGGGGAAGTATTGCAGCCTTTTTAAGTGTGTTTTCAGTGAAGCCCTCAGAGTAAAGCAGGTCGAGTTCTCTTTTTTTATTGTTAAGCATAAAAAAGGCCACGGCTGTGGATTTACTGTAGTCCATCATTGCCTTTACAGCACGCTCAGCTACAGTGTTGATATCAAGGGTGCTGTAGACTATATCTGCTATCCTGTTTATTGCAGTCAACTGG
It contains:
- a CDS encoding type I restriction enzyme HsdR N-terminal domain-containing protein, yielding MTSNEKWNLLCDYYVKNYNSPEQKIQSIWESIFSELFGYSRLENEIDRQRNIQIGSTERVITDIIIRNHETDLFIIELKQGCMFINNSMIKQLFSYLKQLNNDLGILICNKIHIFDYNYHKNDEEQNKIEIEFLPDNPDGIKFVELFSKHNFNKESIKKFIQQKKEKFENIQVIKKELLKDLIWDLLAKHFLSRYTKEEFDEATKSFNINISQVNSAIQESISKQPITNNDITGTHAQSLSKSDAINLCKQNGINVNGFITFSSENASNLKFWANPSKKCLTQNWWLLLNDVSRRQLHVFYIPGNSIQENQIKTRGDLPDKIDLQIINKNSIFEDSRSKLNFNKWYFKNISVAY
- a CDS encoding flavin reductase family protein, with the protein product MKKSFGAKTLIFPTPVWCVGTYDARGIANIMTIAWGGICCSEPPCVSISIRKATYTYGNIIERNAFTLSVPPQKQAAIADYFGMASGRNENKFEKAGITPVKAALVNAPYPEEFPMSLECALMQYHDLGLHTLFVGKILDVKVDEAVLNEKGEPDINKVDPFVFTPFSGGYYGIGNFVGKAFGIGRELC
- a CDS encoding response regulator, which translates into the protein MERILVVDDNKQNIYMAEILFAGNGFEVETASNGKEALEKGRANPPDLLISDILMPVMDGFALCREWRKDETLKNIPFVFYTATYTEPEDEQFALSLGADRFIKKPLDTIELIRITKELMNRNKTGAHPDKELESPQEEVYLRLYNQALVHKLEDKLFQLEEANKRLEYEIRERKYAEQRLYSYERQIAQSQKMEALGSLAGGIAHDFNNILMAIMAHAELALLDSSENIPNNKNIEQIQVACNRAKELINQILTFSRQAGMEKRPIKVSAIAQEVLKLIKSSLPPGIEIIQKIESKSPVMANPTQIYQVLINLCTNASHAIKEKEGIIEVRLSDVIIDNPEEPELKGLAPGRYQKLEVMDNGSGIKADDLEEIFTPYFTTRKEEGGTGLGLSVVQNIVKNSGGRITVKSTYGDGATFSLFFPVCHAGDGKELYDSAVIKTEKEHILFVDDEATFMEMAVEMLKKLGYRVTAFSESQAALKAFKARHMEFDLVLSDIEMPFMSGLELINELHAIHNDIPVVLCTGFSDRITDKRADELNIKGFLMKPFILSDLSKTIRKALGKSDGDIK
- a CDS encoding response regulator, with translation MSETVLVIEDNEQNMYLMNFILEKNGFRVIKAMDGHDGIEIACREIPDLILLDIQLPRMDGYEVARNLRKSAGLKEVPIIAVTSYAMVGDKEKAIAAGCTGYIEKPINPNTFVDEIKKYL
- a CDS encoding PAS domain S-box protein; translation: MKLLRIIFKDRGLWYKLMLPSVLPVMLVITIIIVILIGSFEKVMQREDKRRADDLVNLTRLSMSHGFVIYNKELLDNFVNGLSKIDEVSYALIVDSADNRVLAHSDHAFDGDLLSELPEKMRYALDISDSNLLESGSKKNEFQYIKSASVIIDGKQYATLHIAFSFDEAHRKLLSFKQRIITISIIAVIAGIALALIASKKISAPIHNLAAHAELAGKGKFDYSLQYDGKDAIGQLVDAFNQMFNKIKIKQTQLTAINRIADIVYSTLDINTVAERAVKAMMDYSKSTAVAFFMLNNKKRELDLLYSEGFTENTLKKAAILPLDGSLTGRTVKEKLVLFSTDIASDQRVENGVKDALMQENMVSIYSVPILARDEVLGAMNLIHKTRFTIDELEKETLMSIGKTIGLAVSNAMQVARIQKEIKERMEAETALRESELKYRNVVERANDGIIILQDGIIRYANPSIIELSGQDKKDFVGQPFSAYLHPNAKENIVDFYNRRLTGDLLYNIYETILLRKDGQEIYAEVNAGRITYEDKPADLVIIRDITERKRAQEELKRAYDLLEIKVAERTKELAIAKDRAEEADRLKSAFLASMSHELRTPLNSIIGFTGIILQKLVGPLNDEQAKQLNMVQESAQHLLSLINDVLDLSKIEAGQLNVASEQVDMAGVINQVIKTVSQMALKKGLQLEGVVSESIPIIMSDRRRVEQILLNLVNNSIKFTERGGVKIMCRVDDRNILTEVIDTGIGIAAEDMDKLFRAFQQIETGLSRKYEGTGLGLSICKKLIGLLGGEIRASSDGPGRGAKFSFMLPLREK